Proteins co-encoded in one Apteryx mantelli isolate bAptMan1 chromosome 4, bAptMan1.hap1, whole genome shotgun sequence genomic window:
- the GPATCH2L gene encoding G patch domain-containing protein 2-like isoform X8, which produces MDELVHDLASALEQTSEQNKLDELWEEMALSPRQQRRQLRKRRGRKRRSDFTHQAEHACCYSEASESSLDEAVKDCREVLTANFSDSDDMAVVKRHPALSATLRSKQHSWHESDSFTENAPCRPLRRRRKVKRVTSEVAASLQQKLRVSEWNYERSCRFKSAKKQRLSRWKENAPWTTSSHGLCESGENRPFLSKGGRKERMECEVEEQKQGSDENMSEWHLSSEDAKTLMKQSLNPRICCFETSSVCSSSDTGLFTNDEGRQGDDEQSDWFYEGECVPGFTVPNFLPKWGADHRSEVERIDSGLDKLSDSTFLLPSRPAQRGFHARLNRLPGAAARCLRKGRRRLVGKASKCTSGTTMLKGYQEETKAHCSLHFQPNFSNFICPHGCCRLRPTSNTIPKIPEP; this is translated from the exons ATGGATGAGTTGGTGCATGACTTGGCCTCGGCTTTAGAGCAGACTTCAGAACAAAACAAGCTGGATGAGCTATGGGAAGAGATGGCCCTAAGCCCGCGGCAGCAGCGGCGTCAGCTTCGCAAGAGACGGGGTCGTAAGCGACGCTCAGACTTCACACATCAGGCAGAACATGCCTGCTGCTACAGTGAGGCTTCAGAGTCAAGCTTGGATGAAGCAGTGAAGGATTGCCGCGAGGTGCTGACAGCCAATTTCAGTGACTCTGATGACATGGCAGTGGTCAAACGACACCCAGCTCTCAGTGCCACCCTGAGGAGCAAGCAGCACTCATGGCACGAGTCAGACTCCTTCACAGAGAATGCGCCATGTCGACCACTTCGGCGCCGCCGGAAGGTGAAACGCGTGACCTCAGAAGTGGCTGCCAGTCTCCAGCAAAAGCTTAGGGTGTCAGAGTGGAACTATGAGAGGAGCTGCAGGTTCAAGTCAGCCAAGAAACAGCGTCTTTCACGCTGGAAGGAGAATGCCCCTTGGACAACATCCAGTCATGGCCTTTGTGAATCAGGAGAAAACAGGCCCTTTCTCagcaaagggggaaggaaagagcgGATGGAGTGTGAAGTTGAGGAACAGAAACAGGGCTCAGATGAAAACATGTCTGAATG gCACCTTTCCTCTGAGGATGCCAAAACCCTTATGAAGCAGTCACTCAATCCTCGCATCTGCTGCTT TGAAACCAGCAGTGTATGCAGCAGCAGTGATACTGGCCTTTTTACCAATGATGAGGGCCGCCAAG GAGATGACGAGCAGAGTGATTGGTTTTATGAAGGAGAATGTGTCCCAGGATTCACTGTCCCCAACTTTCTCCCCAAGTGGGGAGCTGACCACCGATCTGAAGTGGAGCGGATTGACTCAGGCCTGGACAAGCTCTCAGATTCCACATTCCTTTTGCCCTCTCGGCCAGCTCAGAGAG ggtTTCACGCTCGCCTCAATCGCCTACCAGGAGCTGCTGCCCGTTGTCTCCGGAAAGGTCGAAGGAGGCTTGTTGGCAAG GCAAGCAAATGTACATCTGGGACCACCATGCTCAAGGGATATCAAGAGGAAACGAAAGCCCACTGCAGCCTCCATTTCCAGCCCAACTTCAG CAACTTTATCTGTCCACATGGATGCTGCAGACTCAGACCTACCAGCAACACTATCCCCAAGATCCCAGAGCCCTGA
- the GPATCH2L gene encoding G patch domain-containing protein 2-like isoform X6, producing the protein MDELVHDLASALEQTSEQNKLDELWEEMALSPRQQRRQLRKRRGRKRRSDFTHQAEHACCYSEASESSLDEAVKDCREVLTANFSDSDDMAVVKRHPALSATLRSKQHSWHESDSFTENAPCRPLRRRRKVKRVTSEVAASLQQKLRVSEWNYERSCRFKSAKKQRLSRWKENAPWTTSSHGLCESGENRPFLSKGGRKERMECEVEEQKQGSDENMSEWHLSSEDAKTLMKQSLNPRICCFETSSVCSSSDTGLFTNDEGRQGDDEQSDWFYEGECVPGFTVPNFLPKWGADHRSEVERIDSGLDKLSDSTFLLPSRPAQRGFHARLNRLPGAAARCLRKGRRRLVGKETSVSTLGTERLGHIVSDPRQKEKNKVPASDLPHTVACAHEASKCTSGTTMLKGYQEETKAHCSLHFQPNFRSCFSDLLFCNLSAPRR; encoded by the exons ATGGATGAGTTGGTGCATGACTTGGCCTCGGCTTTAGAGCAGACTTCAGAACAAAACAAGCTGGATGAGCTATGGGAAGAGATGGCCCTAAGCCCGCGGCAGCAGCGGCGTCAGCTTCGCAAGAGACGGGGTCGTAAGCGACGCTCAGACTTCACACATCAGGCAGAACATGCCTGCTGCTACAGTGAGGCTTCAGAGTCAAGCTTGGATGAAGCAGTGAAGGATTGCCGCGAGGTGCTGACAGCCAATTTCAGTGACTCTGATGACATGGCAGTGGTCAAACGACACCCAGCTCTCAGTGCCACCCTGAGGAGCAAGCAGCACTCATGGCACGAGTCAGACTCCTTCACAGAGAATGCGCCATGTCGACCACTTCGGCGCCGCCGGAAGGTGAAACGCGTGACCTCAGAAGTGGCTGCCAGTCTCCAGCAAAAGCTTAGGGTGTCAGAGTGGAACTATGAGAGGAGCTGCAGGTTCAAGTCAGCCAAGAAACAGCGTCTTTCACGCTGGAAGGAGAATGCCCCTTGGACAACATCCAGTCATGGCCTTTGTGAATCAGGAGAAAACAGGCCCTTTCTCagcaaagggggaaggaaagagcgGATGGAGTGTGAAGTTGAGGAACAGAAACAGGGCTCAGATGAAAACATGTCTGAATG gCACCTTTCCTCTGAGGATGCCAAAACCCTTATGAAGCAGTCACTCAATCCTCGCATCTGCTGCTT TGAAACCAGCAGTGTATGCAGCAGCAGTGATACTGGCCTTTTTACCAATGATGAGGGCCGCCAAG GAGATGACGAGCAGAGTGATTGGTTTTATGAAGGAGAATGTGTCCCAGGATTCACTGTCCCCAACTTTCTCCCCAAGTGGGGAGCTGACCACCGATCTGAAGTGGAGCGGATTGACTCAGGCCTGGACAAGCTCTCAGATTCCACATTCCTTTTGCCCTCTCGGCCAGCTCAGAGAG ggtTTCACGCTCGCCTCAATCGCCTACCAGGAGCTGCTGCCCGTTGTCTCCGGAAAGGTCGAAGGAGGCTTGTTGGCAAG GAGACCTCCGTGAGCACTCTGGGCACCGAGAGGTTAGGTCATATTGTTAGTGACCCACGCCAGAAAGA AAAGAACAAAGTGCCAGCCTCTGATTTGCCCCACACTGTGGCCTGTGCACATGAG GCAAGCAAATGTACATCTGGGACCACCATGCTCAAGGGATATCAAGAGGAAACGAAAGCCCACTGCAGCCTCCATTTCCAGCCCAACTTCAG GTCCTGCTTCAGTGATCTCCTTTTTTGCAACCTGAGTGCCCCAAGGAGGTGA
- the GPATCH2L gene encoding G patch domain-containing protein 2-like isoform X1, whose protein sequence is MDELVHDLASALEQTSEQNKLDELWEEMALSPRQQRRQLRKRRGRKRRSDFTHQAEHACCYSEASESSLDEAVKDCREVLTANFSDSDDMAVVKRHPALSATLRSKQHSWHESDSFTENAPCRPLRRRRKVKRVTSEVAASLQQKLRVSEWNYERSCRFKSAKKQRLSRWKENAPWTTSSHGLCESGENRPFLSKGGRKERMECEVEEQKQGSDENMSEWHLSSEDAKTLMKQSLNPRICCFETSSVCSSSDTGLFTNDEGRQGDDEQSDWFYEGECVPGFTVPNFLPKWGADHRSEVERIDSGLDKLSDSTFLLPSRPAQRGFHARLNRLPGAAARCLRKGRRRLVGKETSVSTLGTERLGHIVSDPRQKEKNKVPASDLPHTVACAHEFNPLSPLYSLDVLADASHRRCSPARCTARQANVHLGPPCSRDIKRKRKPTAASISSPTSATLSVHMDAADSDLPATLSPRSQSPEWTGKTPAAEKAIVASSTNFFKMPPEKSPGYS, encoded by the exons ATGGATGAGTTGGTGCATGACTTGGCCTCGGCTTTAGAGCAGACTTCAGAACAAAACAAGCTGGATGAGCTATGGGAAGAGATGGCCCTAAGCCCGCGGCAGCAGCGGCGTCAGCTTCGCAAGAGACGGGGTCGTAAGCGACGCTCAGACTTCACACATCAGGCAGAACATGCCTGCTGCTACAGTGAGGCTTCAGAGTCAAGCTTGGATGAAGCAGTGAAGGATTGCCGCGAGGTGCTGACAGCCAATTTCAGTGACTCTGATGACATGGCAGTGGTCAAACGACACCCAGCTCTCAGTGCCACCCTGAGGAGCAAGCAGCACTCATGGCACGAGTCAGACTCCTTCACAGAGAATGCGCCATGTCGACCACTTCGGCGCCGCCGGAAGGTGAAACGCGTGACCTCAGAAGTGGCTGCCAGTCTCCAGCAAAAGCTTAGGGTGTCAGAGTGGAACTATGAGAGGAGCTGCAGGTTCAAGTCAGCCAAGAAACAGCGTCTTTCACGCTGGAAGGAGAATGCCCCTTGGACAACATCCAGTCATGGCCTTTGTGAATCAGGAGAAAACAGGCCCTTTCTCagcaaagggggaaggaaagagcgGATGGAGTGTGAAGTTGAGGAACAGAAACAGGGCTCAGATGAAAACATGTCTGAATG gCACCTTTCCTCTGAGGATGCCAAAACCCTTATGAAGCAGTCACTCAATCCTCGCATCTGCTGCTT TGAAACCAGCAGTGTATGCAGCAGCAGTGATACTGGCCTTTTTACCAATGATGAGGGCCGCCAAG GAGATGACGAGCAGAGTGATTGGTTTTATGAAGGAGAATGTGTCCCAGGATTCACTGTCCCCAACTTTCTCCCCAAGTGGGGAGCTGACCACCGATCTGAAGTGGAGCGGATTGACTCAGGCCTGGACAAGCTCTCAGATTCCACATTCCTTTTGCCCTCTCGGCCAGCTCAGAGAG ggtTTCACGCTCGCCTCAATCGCCTACCAGGAGCTGCTGCCCGTTGTCTCCGGAAAGGTCGAAGGAGGCTTGTTGGCAAG GAGACCTCCGTGAGCACTCTGGGCACCGAGAGGTTAGGTCATATTGTTAGTGACCCACGCCAGAAAGA AAAGAACAAAGTGCCAGCCTCTGATTTGCCCCACACTGTGGCCTGTGCACATGAG TTCAATCCATTATCTCCTCTGTACTCTCTGGATGTGCTTGCTGATGCTTCCCACCGAAGATGCTCACCAGCACGCTGCACTGCCAG GCAAGCAAATGTACATCTGGGACCACCATGCTCAAGGGATATCAAGAGGAAACGAAAGCCCACTGCAGCCTCCATTTCCAGCCCAACTTCAG CAACTTTATCTGTCCACATGGATGCTGCAGACTCAGACCTACCAGCAACACTATCCCCAAGATCCCAGAGCCCTGAGTGGACAGGGAAAACACCAGCAGCTGAAAAAGCCATTGTTGCTTCCTCCACTAACTTTTTCAAAATGCCACCAGAGAAGAGCCCTGGCTACAGCTAA
- the GPATCH2L gene encoding G patch domain-containing protein 2-like isoform X2: protein MDELVHDLASALEQTSEQNKLDELWEEMALSPRQQRRQLRKRRGRKRRSDFTHQAEHACCYSEASESSLDEAVKDCREVLTANFSDSDDMAVVKRHPALSATLRSKQHSWHESDSFTENAPCRPLRRRRKVKRVTSEVAASLQQKLRVSEWNYERSCRFKSAKKQRLSRWKENAPWTTSSHGLCESGENRPFLSKGGRKERMECEVEEQKQGSDENMSECETSSVCSSSDTGLFTNDEGRQGDDEQSDWFYEGECVPGFTVPNFLPKWGADHRSEVERIDSGLDKLSDSTFLLPSRPAQRGFHARLNRLPGAAARCLRKGRRRLVGKETSVSTLGTERLGHIVSDPRQKEKNKVPASDLPHTVACAHEFNPLSPLYSLDVLADASHRRCSPARCTARQANVHLGPPCSRDIKRKRKPTAASISSPTSATLSVHMDAADSDLPATLSPRSQSPEWTGKTPAAEKAIVASSTNFFKMPPEKSPGYS from the exons ATGGATGAGTTGGTGCATGACTTGGCCTCGGCTTTAGAGCAGACTTCAGAACAAAACAAGCTGGATGAGCTATGGGAAGAGATGGCCCTAAGCCCGCGGCAGCAGCGGCGTCAGCTTCGCAAGAGACGGGGTCGTAAGCGACGCTCAGACTTCACACATCAGGCAGAACATGCCTGCTGCTACAGTGAGGCTTCAGAGTCAAGCTTGGATGAAGCAGTGAAGGATTGCCGCGAGGTGCTGACAGCCAATTTCAGTGACTCTGATGACATGGCAGTGGTCAAACGACACCCAGCTCTCAGTGCCACCCTGAGGAGCAAGCAGCACTCATGGCACGAGTCAGACTCCTTCACAGAGAATGCGCCATGTCGACCACTTCGGCGCCGCCGGAAGGTGAAACGCGTGACCTCAGAAGTGGCTGCCAGTCTCCAGCAAAAGCTTAGGGTGTCAGAGTGGAACTATGAGAGGAGCTGCAGGTTCAAGTCAGCCAAGAAACAGCGTCTTTCACGCTGGAAGGAGAATGCCCCTTGGACAACATCCAGTCATGGCCTTTGTGAATCAGGAGAAAACAGGCCCTTTCTCagcaaagggggaaggaaagagcgGATGGAGTGTGAAGTTGAGGAACAGAAACAGGGCTCAGATGAAAACATGTCTGAATG TGAAACCAGCAGTGTATGCAGCAGCAGTGATACTGGCCTTTTTACCAATGATGAGGGCCGCCAAG GAGATGACGAGCAGAGTGATTGGTTTTATGAAGGAGAATGTGTCCCAGGATTCACTGTCCCCAACTTTCTCCCCAAGTGGGGAGCTGACCACCGATCTGAAGTGGAGCGGATTGACTCAGGCCTGGACAAGCTCTCAGATTCCACATTCCTTTTGCCCTCTCGGCCAGCTCAGAGAG ggtTTCACGCTCGCCTCAATCGCCTACCAGGAGCTGCTGCCCGTTGTCTCCGGAAAGGTCGAAGGAGGCTTGTTGGCAAG GAGACCTCCGTGAGCACTCTGGGCACCGAGAGGTTAGGTCATATTGTTAGTGACCCACGCCAGAAAGA AAAGAACAAAGTGCCAGCCTCTGATTTGCCCCACACTGTGGCCTGTGCACATGAG TTCAATCCATTATCTCCTCTGTACTCTCTGGATGTGCTTGCTGATGCTTCCCACCGAAGATGCTCACCAGCACGCTGCACTGCCAG GCAAGCAAATGTACATCTGGGACCACCATGCTCAAGGGATATCAAGAGGAAACGAAAGCCCACTGCAGCCTCCATTTCCAGCCCAACTTCAG CAACTTTATCTGTCCACATGGATGCTGCAGACTCAGACCTACCAGCAACACTATCCCCAAGATCCCAGAGCCCTGAGTGGACAGGGAAAACACCAGCAGCTGAAAAAGCCATTGTTGCTTCCTCCACTAACTTTTTCAAAATGCCACCAGAGAAGAGCCCTGGCTACAGCTAA
- the GPATCH2L gene encoding G patch domain-containing protein 2-like isoform X5 yields MDELVHDLASALEQTSEQNKLDELWEEMALSPRQQRRQLRKRRGRKRRSDFTHQAEHACCYSEASESSLDEAVKDCREVLTANFSDSDDMAVVKRHPALSATLRSKQHSWHESDSFTENAPCRPLRRRRKVKRVTSEVAASLQQKLRVSEWNYERSCRFKSAKKQRLSRWKENAPWTTSSHGLCESGENRPFLSKGGRKERMECEVEEQKQGSDENMSEWHLSSEDAKTLMKQSLNPRICCFETSSVCSSSDTGLFTNDEGRQGDDEQSDWFYEGECVPGFTVPNFLPKWGADHRSEVERIDSGLDKLSDSTFLLPSRPAQRGFHARLNRLPGAAARCLRKGRRRLVGKETSVSTLGTERLGHIVSDPRQKEKNKVPASDLPHTVACAHEASKCTSGTTMLKGYQEETKAHCSLHFQPNFSNFICPHGCCRLRPTSNTIPKIPEP; encoded by the exons ATGGATGAGTTGGTGCATGACTTGGCCTCGGCTTTAGAGCAGACTTCAGAACAAAACAAGCTGGATGAGCTATGGGAAGAGATGGCCCTAAGCCCGCGGCAGCAGCGGCGTCAGCTTCGCAAGAGACGGGGTCGTAAGCGACGCTCAGACTTCACACATCAGGCAGAACATGCCTGCTGCTACAGTGAGGCTTCAGAGTCAAGCTTGGATGAAGCAGTGAAGGATTGCCGCGAGGTGCTGACAGCCAATTTCAGTGACTCTGATGACATGGCAGTGGTCAAACGACACCCAGCTCTCAGTGCCACCCTGAGGAGCAAGCAGCACTCATGGCACGAGTCAGACTCCTTCACAGAGAATGCGCCATGTCGACCACTTCGGCGCCGCCGGAAGGTGAAACGCGTGACCTCAGAAGTGGCTGCCAGTCTCCAGCAAAAGCTTAGGGTGTCAGAGTGGAACTATGAGAGGAGCTGCAGGTTCAAGTCAGCCAAGAAACAGCGTCTTTCACGCTGGAAGGAGAATGCCCCTTGGACAACATCCAGTCATGGCCTTTGTGAATCAGGAGAAAACAGGCCCTTTCTCagcaaagggggaaggaaagagcgGATGGAGTGTGAAGTTGAGGAACAGAAACAGGGCTCAGATGAAAACATGTCTGAATG gCACCTTTCCTCTGAGGATGCCAAAACCCTTATGAAGCAGTCACTCAATCCTCGCATCTGCTGCTT TGAAACCAGCAGTGTATGCAGCAGCAGTGATACTGGCCTTTTTACCAATGATGAGGGCCGCCAAG GAGATGACGAGCAGAGTGATTGGTTTTATGAAGGAGAATGTGTCCCAGGATTCACTGTCCCCAACTTTCTCCCCAAGTGGGGAGCTGACCACCGATCTGAAGTGGAGCGGATTGACTCAGGCCTGGACAAGCTCTCAGATTCCACATTCCTTTTGCCCTCTCGGCCAGCTCAGAGAG ggtTTCACGCTCGCCTCAATCGCCTACCAGGAGCTGCTGCCCGTTGTCTCCGGAAAGGTCGAAGGAGGCTTGTTGGCAAG GAGACCTCCGTGAGCACTCTGGGCACCGAGAGGTTAGGTCATATTGTTAGTGACCCACGCCAGAAAGA AAAGAACAAAGTGCCAGCCTCTGATTTGCCCCACACTGTGGCCTGTGCACATGAG GCAAGCAAATGTACATCTGGGACCACCATGCTCAAGGGATATCAAGAGGAAACGAAAGCCCACTGCAGCCTCCATTTCCAGCCCAACTTCAG CAACTTTATCTGTCCACATGGATGCTGCAGACTCAGACCTACCAGCAACACTATCCCCAAGATCCCAGAGCCCTGA
- the GPATCH2L gene encoding G patch domain-containing protein 2-like isoform X4 has protein sequence MDELVHDLASALEQTSEQNKLDELWEEMALSPRQQRRQLRKRRGRKRRSDFTHQAEHACCYSEASESSLDEAVKDCREVLTANFSDSDDMAVVKRHPALSATLRSKQHSWHESDSFTENAPCRPLRRRRKVKRVTSEVAASLQQKLRVSEWNYERSCRFKSAKKQRLSRWKENAPWTTSSHGLCESGENRPFLSKGGRKERMECEVEEQKQGSDENMSEWHLSSEDAKTLMKQSLNPRICCFETSSVCSSSDTGLFTNDEGRQGDDEQSDWFYEGECVPGFTVPNFLPKWGADHRSEVERIDSGLDKLSDSTFLLPSRPAQRGFHARLNRLPGAAARCLRKGRRRLVGKETSVSTLGTERLGHIVSDPRQKEKNKVPASDLPHTVACAHEFNPLSPLYSLDVLADASHRRCSPARCTARQANVHLGPPCSRDIKRKRKPTAASISSPTSGPASVISFFAT, from the exons ATGGATGAGTTGGTGCATGACTTGGCCTCGGCTTTAGAGCAGACTTCAGAACAAAACAAGCTGGATGAGCTATGGGAAGAGATGGCCCTAAGCCCGCGGCAGCAGCGGCGTCAGCTTCGCAAGAGACGGGGTCGTAAGCGACGCTCAGACTTCACACATCAGGCAGAACATGCCTGCTGCTACAGTGAGGCTTCAGAGTCAAGCTTGGATGAAGCAGTGAAGGATTGCCGCGAGGTGCTGACAGCCAATTTCAGTGACTCTGATGACATGGCAGTGGTCAAACGACACCCAGCTCTCAGTGCCACCCTGAGGAGCAAGCAGCACTCATGGCACGAGTCAGACTCCTTCACAGAGAATGCGCCATGTCGACCACTTCGGCGCCGCCGGAAGGTGAAACGCGTGACCTCAGAAGTGGCTGCCAGTCTCCAGCAAAAGCTTAGGGTGTCAGAGTGGAACTATGAGAGGAGCTGCAGGTTCAAGTCAGCCAAGAAACAGCGTCTTTCACGCTGGAAGGAGAATGCCCCTTGGACAACATCCAGTCATGGCCTTTGTGAATCAGGAGAAAACAGGCCCTTTCTCagcaaagggggaaggaaagagcgGATGGAGTGTGAAGTTGAGGAACAGAAACAGGGCTCAGATGAAAACATGTCTGAATG gCACCTTTCCTCTGAGGATGCCAAAACCCTTATGAAGCAGTCACTCAATCCTCGCATCTGCTGCTT TGAAACCAGCAGTGTATGCAGCAGCAGTGATACTGGCCTTTTTACCAATGATGAGGGCCGCCAAG GAGATGACGAGCAGAGTGATTGGTTTTATGAAGGAGAATGTGTCCCAGGATTCACTGTCCCCAACTTTCTCCCCAAGTGGGGAGCTGACCACCGATCTGAAGTGGAGCGGATTGACTCAGGCCTGGACAAGCTCTCAGATTCCACATTCCTTTTGCCCTCTCGGCCAGCTCAGAGAG ggtTTCACGCTCGCCTCAATCGCCTACCAGGAGCTGCTGCCCGTTGTCTCCGGAAAGGTCGAAGGAGGCTTGTTGGCAAG GAGACCTCCGTGAGCACTCTGGGCACCGAGAGGTTAGGTCATATTGTTAGTGACCCACGCCAGAAAGA AAAGAACAAAGTGCCAGCCTCTGATTTGCCCCACACTGTGGCCTGTGCACATGAG TTCAATCCATTATCTCCTCTGTACTCTCTGGATGTGCTTGCTGATGCTTCCCACCGAAGATGCTCACCAGCACGCTGCACTGCCAG GCAAGCAAATGTACATCTGGGACCACCATGCTCAAGGGATATCAAGAGGAAACGAAAGCCCACTGCAGCCTCCATTTCCAGCCCAACTTCAG GTCCTGCTTCAGTGATCTCCTTTTTTGCAACCTGA
- the GPATCH2L gene encoding G patch domain-containing protein 2-like isoform X3 has protein sequence MDELVHDLASALEQTSEQNKLDELWEEMALSPRQQRRQLRKRRGRKRRSDFTHQAEHACCYSEASESSLDEAVKDCREVLTANFSDSDDMAVVKRHPALSATLRSKQHSWHESDSFTENAPCRPLRRRRKVKRVTSEVAASLQQKLRVSEWNYERSCRFKSAKKQRLSRWKENAPWTTSSHGLCESGENRPFLSKGGRKERMECEVEEQKQGSDENMSEWHLSSEDAKTLMKQSLNPRICCFETSSVCSSSDTGLFTNDEGRQGDDEQSDWFYEGECVPGFTVPNFLPKWGADHRSEVERIDSGLDKLSDSTFLLPSRPAQRGFHARLNRLPGAAARCLRKGRRRLVGKFNPLSPLYSLDVLADASHRRCSPARCTARQANVHLGPPCSRDIKRKRKPTAASISSPTSATLSVHMDAADSDLPATLSPRSQSPEWTGKTPAAEKAIVASSTNFFKMPPEKSPGYS, from the exons ATGGATGAGTTGGTGCATGACTTGGCCTCGGCTTTAGAGCAGACTTCAGAACAAAACAAGCTGGATGAGCTATGGGAAGAGATGGCCCTAAGCCCGCGGCAGCAGCGGCGTCAGCTTCGCAAGAGACGGGGTCGTAAGCGACGCTCAGACTTCACACATCAGGCAGAACATGCCTGCTGCTACAGTGAGGCTTCAGAGTCAAGCTTGGATGAAGCAGTGAAGGATTGCCGCGAGGTGCTGACAGCCAATTTCAGTGACTCTGATGACATGGCAGTGGTCAAACGACACCCAGCTCTCAGTGCCACCCTGAGGAGCAAGCAGCACTCATGGCACGAGTCAGACTCCTTCACAGAGAATGCGCCATGTCGACCACTTCGGCGCCGCCGGAAGGTGAAACGCGTGACCTCAGAAGTGGCTGCCAGTCTCCAGCAAAAGCTTAGGGTGTCAGAGTGGAACTATGAGAGGAGCTGCAGGTTCAAGTCAGCCAAGAAACAGCGTCTTTCACGCTGGAAGGAGAATGCCCCTTGGACAACATCCAGTCATGGCCTTTGTGAATCAGGAGAAAACAGGCCCTTTCTCagcaaagggggaaggaaagagcgGATGGAGTGTGAAGTTGAGGAACAGAAACAGGGCTCAGATGAAAACATGTCTGAATG gCACCTTTCCTCTGAGGATGCCAAAACCCTTATGAAGCAGTCACTCAATCCTCGCATCTGCTGCTT TGAAACCAGCAGTGTATGCAGCAGCAGTGATACTGGCCTTTTTACCAATGATGAGGGCCGCCAAG GAGATGACGAGCAGAGTGATTGGTTTTATGAAGGAGAATGTGTCCCAGGATTCACTGTCCCCAACTTTCTCCCCAAGTGGGGAGCTGACCACCGATCTGAAGTGGAGCGGATTGACTCAGGCCTGGACAAGCTCTCAGATTCCACATTCCTTTTGCCCTCTCGGCCAGCTCAGAGAG ggtTTCACGCTCGCCTCAATCGCCTACCAGGAGCTGCTGCCCGTTGTCTCCGGAAAGGTCGAAGGAGGCTTGTTGGCAAG TTCAATCCATTATCTCCTCTGTACTCTCTGGATGTGCTTGCTGATGCTTCCCACCGAAGATGCTCACCAGCACGCTGCACTGCCAG GCAAGCAAATGTACATCTGGGACCACCATGCTCAAGGGATATCAAGAGGAAACGAAAGCCCACTGCAGCCTCCATTTCCAGCCCAACTTCAG CAACTTTATCTGTCCACATGGATGCTGCAGACTCAGACCTACCAGCAACACTATCCCCAAGATCCCAGAGCCCTGAGTGGACAGGGAAAACACCAGCAGCTGAAAAAGCCATTGTTGCTTCCTCCACTAACTTTTTCAAAATGCCACCAGAGAAGAGCCCTGGCTACAGCTAA